A DNA window from Paenibacillus andongensis contains the following coding sequences:
- a CDS encoding carbohydrate ABC transporter permease — protein MGNPDQTLTLDVRKAPTRILENSVDRIYLFFVYLFLILCLIIVAYPLIYIVSSSFSSSSAVISGKVWLFPVEPTLRGYQAVFQNPQILTGYGNSLFYLFFGTLLSVSLTITAAYPLSRKNFYGRNVITALFVFTMLFSGGLIPYYLTVKGMGLLDTRWAMIIPGAISVWQVILARTFFQTSIPSELTEAAHLDGCSDFKFLFRIVIPLSKPIIAVLVLMYAIGYWNSYFEALIFLKSAKLYPLQLILRNILILNSIDPTMIKDVRELAERQGLKELLKYSLIVVASAPVLILYPFVQSHFVKGLLIGSLKG, from the coding sequence ATGGGTAATCCCGATCAGACATTGACGCTAGATGTACGAAAGGCACCTACCCGCATACTTGAAAACAGTGTGGACAGAATCTATTTGTTCTTTGTCTATTTGTTTTTGATCCTATGCTTGATTATTGTGGCTTATCCGCTCATCTACATTGTTAGTTCATCATTCAGCTCGTCATCAGCCGTCATCTCAGGTAAGGTTTGGCTGTTTCCGGTTGAACCTACACTTCGTGGTTATCAAGCTGTATTTCAAAATCCGCAGATCTTGACTGGGTATGGCAACTCTTTGTTCTATCTCTTCTTTGGGACATTGCTTAGCGTTTCGTTAACGATAACGGCTGCGTATCCGCTTTCTCGCAAAAACTTTTATGGACGAAACGTTATTACTGCACTATTCGTATTTACAATGCTGTTCAGTGGGGGATTAATTCCCTATTATTTGACCGTGAAAGGGATGGGATTGCTCGACACGAGATGGGCGATGATTATTCCAGGCGCGATTTCGGTATGGCAGGTCATTCTGGCGAGGACGTTTTTCCAGACGTCGATTCCTTCAGAACTAACGGAAGCCGCACATTTGGATGGATGCAGCGACTTCAAGTTTTTATTTCGAATCGTGATACCGCTTTCCAAACCCATCATCGCTGTTCTAGTGCTCATGTACGCCATTGGCTATTGGAATTCCTATTTTGAAGCCTTAATTTTCTTGAAATCGGCTAAGTTGTATCCGCTGCAGCTAATTTTAAGGAACATTCTGATTCTGAATTCGATTGATCCTACGATGATTAAAGATGTGAGAGAACTTGCGGAAAGGCAGGGACTGAAGGAGCTGCTTAAATATTCACTAATCGTCGTCGCAAGCGCACCTGTTCTTATTCTGTATCCTTTTGTACAAAGTCATTTTGTGAAGGGGCTATTGATTGGTTCTCTGAAAGGTTGA
- a CDS encoding SDR family oxidoreductase: protein MNTKEATPRKTALVVGANGVIGRNLINYLVQLHDWDIIGLSRRGGESNNRVRYIAVDLLNENDIHEKLESLTEVTHIFYAAYQDRPTWAELVPPNLAMLVNIVNAMEPISPSLQHISLMQGYKVYGAHLGPFKTPARETDAYHMPPEFNVDQQQFLENRQQGRSWTWSALRPSVVCGFATGNPMNLAMVIAIYASMSKELGLPLRFPGKPGAYNSLLEMTDAGLLAKATVWAATDERCANQAFNITNGDLFRWNELWPKIATYFGLESAPPLQMSLDVVMADKEPLWNTMVKKHGLVNNSYRDVSSWRFGDFVFSWDYDFFADGTKARRFGFHEFIDTEAMFLSIFEDLRQRKVIP, encoded by the coding sequence ATGAATACAAAAGAAGCCACGCCACGCAAAACCGCGCTTGTTGTTGGAGCTAACGGTGTTATTGGAAGAAATCTTATTAACTATTTGGTGCAGCTCCACGACTGGGATATCATTGGTCTGTCACGACGGGGCGGGGAGTCCAACAATCGAGTCCGATATATCGCTGTCGATCTGCTTAATGAAAATGATATCCATGAGAAACTAGAAAGTCTTACGGAAGTTACCCACATCTTCTATGCTGCTTATCAAGACCGTCCTACCTGGGCCGAATTGGTTCCCCCAAACTTAGCCATGCTCGTCAACATCGTCAATGCGATGGAGCCAATCTCTCCAAGTCTCCAGCATATCAGTCTCATGCAGGGCTACAAAGTATATGGCGCGCACCTCGGTCCCTTCAAAACACCAGCCCGTGAAACAGATGCCTATCACATGCCGCCAGAGTTTAATGTCGACCAACAGCAATTCCTCGAAAATCGGCAGCAAGGGCGCAGCTGGACCTGGTCGGCCCTTCGCCCATCCGTCGTTTGTGGATTCGCTACGGGTAATCCAATGAACCTAGCGATGGTTATTGCAATCTATGCTTCCATGTCAAAGGAACTCGGGTTACCGCTCCGTTTTCCTGGTAAGCCAGGGGCCTACAACAGCCTGCTTGAGATGACAGACGCTGGATTATTGGCTAAGGCTACTGTCTGGGCAGCGACAGATGAACGCTGCGCGAATCAAGCGTTTAACATCACGAACGGAGATCTCTTCAGGTGGAACGAGCTTTGGCCAAAGATTGCCACGTATTTCGGGCTAGAGTCAGCACCTCCTCTGCAGATGTCCTTGGATGTAGTCATGGCCGACAAGGAGCCGTTATGGAATACTATGGTGAAGAAGCATGGGTTGGTGAATAACAGCTACCGTGACGTTTCCTCTTGGCGGTTCGGTGACTTTGTTTTTTCTTGGGATTATGACTTTTTTGCAGACGGCACGAAAGCACGACGTTTCGGTTTTCATGAGTTCATTGATACAGAAGCAATGTTCCTAAGTATCTTTGAGGATTTGCGGCAACGCAAGGTTATTCCATGA
- a CDS encoding PaaI family thioesterase, with the protein MKERSQNTAIRALGIEIMELTPDRVVMTMPVGPATHQPAGILHGGASVLLAETAASIASEININKEKHAAVGLEINANHLKSKRDGIVTAVATPLHKGRKTMVWEIKISDENHHLICISRCTVAIIDKK; encoded by the coding sequence ATGAAAGAAAGAAGTCAGAACACCGCTATCCGAGCACTAGGTATTGAAATTATGGAGCTAACTCCCGATCGCGTTGTGATGACGATGCCAGTCGGACCGGCAACTCACCAACCTGCGGGGATTTTACATGGCGGGGCTTCTGTCCTATTAGCTGAGACTGCCGCCTCTATCGCTTCTGAAATTAATATCAATAAAGAAAAACATGCAGCTGTAGGACTTGAAATTAACGCCAACCACCTCAAAAGTAAAAGAGATGGTATCGTCACAGCTGTTGCGACCCCATTGCACAAGGGCAGGAAAACAATGGTTTGGGAAATTAAAATTTCCGATGAGAATCACCATCTCATATGTATTTCTCGCTGTACGGTCGCAATCATTGACAAAAAATGA
- a CDS encoding ABC transporter substrate-binding protein translates to MVSRGTRKTWQSVALILFITSLVIGCTSKSDEPKDSASPNGAGSAVGGANVNATGFPIAKNKITMSAFAPQSANIADLNTNWFTKYLEDKTNIHLNWQLVPGESAALNEKKQLLLASGDYPDIFMQGNLTKEEQLLYGQQGVLIPLNKLIDQYAPNIKKAFKDISYLEKAITAPDGNIYAIPSVNECYHCQFSAKMWVNTKWLQKLGLTAPKTTDDFYNMLKAFKEKDPNGNGKADEIAFTGSPTGWHTDVETFVMNAFVYYNADNNYFMMNGGKLATSVDQPGFKKGLQFLNKLYTEGLIDKEAFTQKSDALTQKGNSPDAAIAGAIPAGWFGEFTDASPKATRHKDYDPIAPLTGPDGASFTAHYIGIGNSVFAVTNKNKNPEAAIRLADYLYSEEGTTMSNFGEEGRNWVKAEPSDKNTRGTAAKFKVKETSYGVGQVQNDHWNQMGPNLRSAEYRETSYAASQDIYTMDGLETRLYKATKELYEGHQPKEEFPTDIFLTSEQANQVKQLKPIITDYVKQSMLQFIMGAKSIDKDWDAYLKGLKDSGMDQFIKIYQDAYDKVYKK, encoded by the coding sequence ATGGTAAGTAGAGGAACTAGAAAAACATGGCAATCGGTGGCCTTGATTTTATTCATCACTTCGCTTGTAATCGGCTGTACGTCCAAAAGCGATGAGCCGAAGGATAGCGCAAGCCCTAATGGGGCTGGAAGCGCAGTCGGGGGAGCGAATGTTAATGCTACAGGCTTTCCTATCGCCAAAAATAAAATTACGATGAGTGCTTTCGCGCCGCAATCGGCTAATATTGCAGATTTGAATACAAATTGGTTTACCAAGTATTTGGAAGATAAGACGAATATTCATTTGAACTGGCAGCTTGTTCCGGGTGAATCAGCGGCGTTGAATGAGAAAAAGCAGCTGTTGCTCGCCAGCGGCGACTATCCCGATATTTTCATGCAAGGGAATCTAACAAAAGAAGAGCAGCTGCTGTACGGTCAACAAGGCGTATTGATCCCGTTAAACAAGTTAATCGATCAATACGCACCGAACATTAAGAAGGCGTTTAAAGACATTTCGTATTTGGAGAAGGCTATCACTGCACCGGATGGAAATATTTATGCGATCCCTTCCGTAAATGAATGCTATCACTGCCAGTTTTCAGCCAAAATGTGGGTGAACACGAAATGGTTGCAAAAGCTCGGTCTGACCGCGCCGAAGACGACTGACGATTTCTATAACATGTTGAAAGCATTTAAAGAAAAAGATCCGAATGGAAACGGTAAGGCTGATGAAATTGCGTTCACCGGTTCTCCGACTGGTTGGCACACGGATGTTGAGACGTTCGTAATGAACGCGTTCGTCTATTACAATGCGGATAACAACTATTTCATGATGAACGGCGGCAAACTGGCAACATCGGTCGACCAACCAGGCTTCAAAAAAGGTTTGCAATTTTTGAACAAACTGTATACGGAAGGCTTGATTGATAAGGAAGCATTTACACAAAAATCGGATGCGCTCACCCAAAAAGGGAATAGTCCTGATGCGGCGATTGCCGGTGCTATTCCAGCAGGCTGGTTCGGCGAATTCACGGATGCGTCGCCAAAGGCAACACGCCACAAAGACTATGATCCGATCGCGCCGCTTACGGGACCGGATGGAGCCTCGTTCACAGCACATTACATCGGTATTGGAAACTCGGTGTTTGCTGTGACGAATAAAAATAAGAATCCGGAAGCAGCTATTCGTCTTGCGGATTATCTATACTCAGAAGAGGGCACAACAATGTCCAACTTTGGGGAAGAAGGCCGCAATTGGGTGAAGGCGGAACCGTCCGATAAAAACACACGTGGAACCGCAGCTAAGTTCAAGGTGAAAGAAACATCTTACGGGGTAGGTCAAGTGCAGAACGACCATTGGAATCAAATGGGACCGAACCTTCGTTCAGCCGAGTATCGCGAAACTTCGTATGCAGCCAGTCAAGACATTTATACCATGGATGGCTTGGAAACTCGTTTATATAAAGCAACAAAAGAATTGTACGAAGGACATCAACCGAAAGAAGAGTTTCCGACAGATATATTCTTGACGAGCGAACAGGCGAATCAAGTGAAGCAGTTGAAACCGATCATTACAGATTACGTCAAACAGTCCATGCTGCAGTTTATCATGGGAGCCAAGAGCATCGACAAAGACTGGGATGCTTACTTGAAGGGCCTGAAAGACTCCGGCATGGATCAATTCATCAAAATCTATCAGGATGCTTACGACAAAGTGTATAAAAAATAA
- a CDS encoding LLM class flavin-dependent oxidoreductase — MSDITTNIEIGISTFLETTPDPVTGEVISHAERLRNAVEEIVLADQVGLDVYGIGEHHRADYAGTSPAVVLAAAAAMTKRIRLTSAVTVLSSDDPVRVYQAFSTLDGISNGRAEIMAGRGSFIESFPLFGYSLDHYDELFDEKLELLLAIRSSEKVTWRGGHRPAIQNLGVYPRSVQSPLPVWIASGGNAQSAVRAGMLGLPIVFAIIGGMPESFAPLVALYKEVAMKAGHDPDKLSIATHSHGFVGETTEQAADLFFPSTQAQMNVIGRERGWGHNYNRSTFDAARSIRGALYVGDPEYVAEKIILLRKNLGITRFFLHVNVGTMPHREVMRSIELLGTKVAPIVRQELARNEAKK; from the coding sequence ATGTCCGATATAACAACCAACATAGAAATAGGAATTAGTACATTCTTAGAGACGACACCAGACCCAGTTACTGGAGAGGTCATCAGCCATGCCGAGCGGTTACGCAATGCGGTTGAGGAAATTGTATTGGCCGATCAGGTCGGGCTGGATGTCTATGGCATTGGAGAACACCATCGTGCCGATTACGCAGGCACATCGCCTGCTGTCGTACTGGCAGCCGCAGCTGCCATGACCAAGCGAATAAGGCTCACGAGTGCCGTAACCGTGCTGTCCTCAGACGATCCGGTTCGCGTGTATCAAGCTTTCTCTACCCTCGACGGCATCTCTAACGGCCGAGCCGAAATTATGGCGGGACGGGGTTCGTTCATTGAGTCTTTTCCGCTTTTCGGATATAGTCTAGATCATTATGACGAATTGTTCGATGAAAAGCTGGAACTGCTGCTTGCGATCAGATCTTCCGAAAAGGTAACTTGGCGCGGCGGTCATCGTCCCGCCATCCAAAACCTCGGTGTCTATCCTCGGTCCGTTCAGAGCCCACTTCCGGTATGGATCGCAAGCGGCGGGAATGCTCAATCCGCTGTTCGGGCAGGAATGCTGGGTCTACCGATTGTATTCGCCATTATCGGCGGAATGCCCGAGAGTTTTGCTCCCTTAGTAGCACTCTACAAAGAGGTTGCCATGAAAGCTGGGCACGATCCTGACAAGCTTTCAATTGCAACACACTCGCACGGATTCGTCGGAGAAACCACCGAACAAGCTGCCGATCTATTCTTCCCTTCTACTCAGGCTCAAATGAACGTTATCGGGCGTGAAAGGGGTTGGGGACACAATTACAACCGCAGTACTTTTGATGCTGCACGCAGCATTCGGGGCGCTCTTTATGTCGGCGATCCTGAATACGTCGCAGAAAAGATCATTCTCCTTCGTAAAAACTTGGGGATAACTCGTTTCTTCCTGCATGTAAATGTTGGCACAATGCCGCACCGGGAGGTCATGCGGTCTATCGAATTGCTCGGCACCAAGGTAGCACCAATTGTACGACAGGAGCTTGCCCGAAACGAGGCCAAGAAATAA
- a CDS encoding winged helix-turn-helix transcriptional regulator has product MLDPGKTYNTAVEVTLEVIGGKWKPVILFHLTFGKKRNGELMSLMPTVTQKVLTQQLRELEEDGVVTRISYNQVPPKVEYELTEYGWSLKELLHIMCRWGDRHVERVFGDNVKILERVPGENGT; this is encoded by the coding sequence ATGCTGGATCCGGGAAAAACGTATAATACGGCAGTGGAAGTAACGCTCGAAGTGATCGGAGGCAAGTGGAAGCCAGTCATTTTATTCCATCTCACGTTCGGAAAGAAACGTAATGGTGAGCTAATGAGCTTGATGCCAACGGTTACACAAAAAGTGCTAACCCAGCAGCTGCGAGAACTCGAGGAGGATGGGGTTGTTACCCGAATTTCATATAACCAGGTACCACCAAAAGTCGAGTATGAGCTGACCGAGTATGGCTGGAGTTTGAAGGAACTTCTTCATATCATGTGCAGATGGGGAGATAGGCATGTTGAGCGAGTTTTCGGTGATAATGTCAAGATCTTAGAAAGGGTACCAGGCGAGAATGGAACATGA
- a CDS encoding FIMAH domain-containing protein: protein MFKQQVQKKIVSSALSFALAFSFINLSDHPASTVHANTPVPNLLDASVTDAVYTPTATGSVNLLDPSRFTAQAGVNLKVSSEASDHPGVDALRSGGSGYWRNSSSNIYKSNYSPSSLALSLDLGALKTIDKLYLEIPNTIANIQSNATRFEVYYTNDPNSWASAPTASDTANNYNWKANGWTLAGGTETEGLWSYVTYNGQQWGYDTKTFLYPFTARYVMINTLLVGPSDKRANVTSSMMGISALAIYGKDSVANAIALVPAKDTYSTWDQVVPKSTTINLASGQALMSITKGDTTLHPNIDYSVTGSTVTFTLPYLAKLPLGTNEFTFHFNSGNPSIYALDVTARGYGVNDKTIKMNAIEGVSPYNILGGAMGTDEPVEGVTKRIRDAYHEFYGDQPKATAADDHIVSIWDSSLQRNVFKVIAHGRGLNNEFLDKVRDGEYGHKGVFDRNLGYVVDGAAVTDRQRIEIRPSEDSSGDFVAYEGDLVSYEWLWNIPDGNQWNQSNFRHIFQLKAVNRQAPDTLPGGNNGGENGAYIMAMSISGTNSRDLVVNHNRYDGDKTMMRIPLKEIDGHWIKVELKALISDSGWFTIKITDKVTGKVYNYDSPDVYQVFTIKGASDGTKDIWRRPERIGGFETEYPAAFDQYLRPKWGIYRSSANGTNSAYDASLQLADITISKVAAGLSSVNLALNKKAYNVGPTAGANPLQIQSATANEFGNANKLTNGVLEDPTKWNVSNVSSLDQIGNYSWLGTDGERKGSFVIDLGQVMDFSQIRLFAKSTRLKGATVYVSDDSGNHTSAAEFDAMTFKQVERQTAQSFTYATGNNNGGIDSEDGSYPINLGNTYHSRYIKVMVENASGGNSGTDLTGPPRLTQVQVFNAPRPPQNLSIETNSSANILKWDSNDLNEGYTVYNGTAVLADLPAGATSYTLPSSITDVSKVTIRSKGTDPNSRKFMISAPALVVDPQDVTPPKTEAGIEPALQNGWLNTDGAVALTAHDDLSAVAKTEYKLGDDTEWQTYIGPIAFKNDGLYRLQFRSADAAGNIEQTKELSVQIDKTKPIFVLKANGEPLVEGAVFSDDLLIALLLNANDGLSGIASQELTLDGKRLDNGASVDMAGKLGMHTLKIVITDQAGNKTDELVHFTIAATIEGMSNLIDRSVKAGELKGPLVNQLRNSLDQAKHQLSKGDKDKAAKHMQDFLSHLNNKSMTDNISETVKSILTADVNALIEVWSTK from the coding sequence ATGTTTAAGCAACAAGTTCAAAAAAAGATAGTAAGCTCAGCTCTTTCATTCGCACTTGCATTTTCGTTTATTAACCTGTCCGATCATCCAGCATCAACGGTTCACGCAAACACACCAGTTCCCAACTTGCTCGACGCTTCGGTAACGGATGCTGTTTATACTCCTACAGCAACGGGTTCAGTCAACCTGTTGGACCCGTCTCGTTTTACAGCACAAGCAGGCGTAAATCTCAAGGTAAGTTCAGAAGCTTCTGATCATCCGGGCGTTGATGCTTTACGATCGGGAGGCAGCGGCTATTGGCGCAATTCAAGCTCTAATATCTATAAGAGTAACTACTCGCCATCCTCATTGGCATTATCCCTCGACTTAGGTGCTCTAAAAACAATAGATAAACTGTACCTCGAAATACCCAATACAATTGCAAATATCCAAAGTAATGCCACAAGATTTGAGGTTTATTACACCAATGACCCCAATTCTTGGGCAAGTGCTCCCACAGCCTCTGACACAGCGAACAATTACAACTGGAAGGCTAACGGCTGGACGCTGGCTGGCGGTACGGAAACGGAAGGTTTATGGTCTTATGTCACCTACAACGGACAACAATGGGGCTATGACACAAAGACATTCCTATATCCGTTTACTGCTCGGTATGTGATGATCAACACGCTACTGGTTGGTCCCAGCGATAAGCGCGCGAATGTTACCAGTTCGATGATGGGGATATCCGCTTTGGCGATATACGGCAAAGATTCGGTTGCTAACGCAATCGCACTTGTACCGGCAAAGGATACCTACAGTACATGGGATCAGGTCGTACCTAAATCTACAACTATAAATCTTGCTAGCGGACAGGCGCTAATGAGTATTACCAAAGGCGATACTACACTTCATCCTAATATCGATTACTCTGTAACTGGTAGCACAGTTACTTTCACACTTCCATATCTGGCCAAACTGCCACTCGGCACAAATGAATTCACATTTCATTTTAACAGCGGCAACCCATCCATATATGCATTGGACGTAACAGCACGCGGTTATGGCGTGAATGACAAGACGATCAAGATGAACGCAATTGAAGGCGTATCTCCTTATAACATTTTGGGCGGAGCCATGGGGACGGACGAACCGGTTGAAGGCGTGACCAAAAGAATACGAGACGCTTACCACGAATTTTATGGTGATCAACCTAAGGCGACTGCAGCCGACGACCATATTGTGAGCATTTGGGACAGTTCCTTACAAAGAAATGTGTTTAAGGTTATTGCGCACGGCAGAGGTTTGAATAATGAATTCCTTGATAAGGTTCGCGATGGCGAGTATGGACACAAAGGTGTTTTTGACCGAAATTTAGGCTATGTGGTTGACGGAGCGGCTGTTACGGACAGGCAGAGAATTGAAATTCGCCCCAGCGAAGATTCAAGCGGTGATTTTGTAGCCTATGAAGGCGACTTGGTTTCCTATGAATGGCTCTGGAATATTCCGGACGGCAACCAATGGAATCAGTCAAATTTCAGACATATCTTTCAATTGAAGGCTGTGAATCGCCAAGCACCTGATACATTACCGGGCGGAAATAACGGCGGTGAAAACGGTGCTTATATCATGGCGATGTCGATTTCGGGAACGAACAGCAGGGATCTTGTCGTGAATCATAACCGATATGACGGCGATAAGACCATGATGCGAATTCCGTTAAAAGAAATCGATGGCCACTGGATTAAGGTTGAGCTTAAAGCGCTTATTTCGGATAGCGGCTGGTTCACAATCAAAATAACGGACAAGGTAACCGGTAAAGTATACAATTATGATAGTCCGGATGTTTATCAGGTGTTTACAATCAAAGGTGCGAGCGACGGTACGAAGGATATATGGAGACGACCGGAGAGAATCGGCGGCTTCGAGACGGAGTATCCAGCTGCTTTTGATCAATATTTGCGTCCAAAATGGGGCATTTACCGCAGCTCCGCTAACGGAACCAACTCTGCCTATGATGCTTCGCTTCAGCTAGCCGATATCACTATCAGCAAGGTGGCTGCAGGGTTGTCATCGGTTAACCTTGCGCTTAATAAAAAAGCGTATAACGTAGGCCCGACAGCTGGAGCCAACCCGCTTCAGATTCAATCTGCTACGGCTAACGAATTCGGCAATGCAAACAAACTGACAAATGGTGTATTGGAAGATCCGACAAAATGGAATGTTTCCAACGTTAGCAGTCTGGATCAAATAGGAAACTATTCGTGGCTGGGCACCGATGGAGAGAGAAAAGGCAGCTTCGTCATAGACCTTGGTCAGGTCATGGATTTTAGCCAAATACGATTGTTTGCCAAATCTACGAGGTTAAAAGGTGCAACCGTTTATGTATCTGATGATTCTGGAAACCATACATCGGCTGCTGAATTTGACGCAATGACATTTAAACAAGTAGAAAGACAGACAGCCCAAAGTTTTACGTATGCAACAGGCAACAACAATGGGGGAATTGATTCGGAAGATGGCTCCTATCCAATTAACCTTGGTAATACCTATCATTCCAGATATATCAAGGTAATGGTAGAGAACGCATCCGGCGGCAATTCTGGCACGGATCTAACAGGGCCTCCACGCCTTACACAGGTTCAAGTGTTTAATGCGCCACGTCCTCCACAGAATCTTAGTATTGAAACTAACAGTTCAGCTAATATTTTGAAGTGGGACTCCAATGACTTGAATGAAGGATATACAGTTTATAATGGCACAGCGGTACTTGCTGACTTACCGGCAGGCGCAACTAGCTATACTTTACCAAGCAGCATAACTGATGTGTCCAAAGTCACTATAAGGTCAAAAGGAACGGACCCGAACTCCCGCAAGTTTATGATATCAGCACCAGCCTTAGTGGTAGATCCACAAGATGTGACTCCGCCTAAAACGGAAGCAGGGATCGAACCGGCGCTGCAAAACGGCTGGCTAAACACGGATGGAGCCGTTGCACTGACAGCACATGACGATCTCTCCGCTGTTGCGAAAACGGAATACAAACTTGGGGATGACACGGAATGGCAAACTTATATCGGGCCAATCGCCTTCAAGAATGACGGCTTGTATCGTTTGCAGTTCCGTTCTGCTGACGCTGCGGGCAACATCGAGCAAACGAAGGAGCTAAGTGTCCAGATTGACAAAACGAAGCCGATCTTTGTGCTGAAGGCAAACGGGGAACCGCTTGTAGAAGGTGCTGTTTTCTCCGACGACCTTTTGATAGCGCTGCTCTTGAATGCGAACGATGGACTATCAGGCATTGCAAGCCAAGAACTCACTCTGGACGGAAAGCGTTTGGATAATGGCGCTTCCGTTGATATGGCCGGCAAGCTTGGGATGCATACGCTGAAGATCGTCATCACGGATCAGGCCGGCAATAAGACGGATGAACTTGTCCACTTCACGATTGCTGCCACCATCGAAGGAATGTCCAACTTGATTGACCGTTCTGTCAAAGCCGGTGAATTGAAGGGACCGCTGGTTAACCAATTACGCAACAGCCTGGATCAGGCAAAACATCAATTGAGCAAAGGTGACAAAGACAAAGCGGCCAAACATATGCAGGATTTCCTCAGTCATCTGAATAATAAGTCGATGACGGATAACATCTCCGAAACCGTAAAGTCCATTCTCACGGCTGATGTTAACGCGTTGATCGAGGTTTGGTCCACAAAGTAA
- a CDS encoding ABC transporter permease, protein MSIALRMVKKNWQLYLIILPSLVYLIIFKYVPMAGVQIAFKNYMVTNGIWGSDWIGFKHFVDFFHLPIFWRVIKNTSLLSLYSLLIGFPAPIILALALNELRNGIFKRAVQLVTFAPYFISTVIMVSIIMLFLSPQLGFVHLLADKFGFPAENIMSKPEYFKTVYVLSDVWQFTGYASVIYIAALAGVDPHLYEAAKVDGASRFQRMIHIDLPSLMPTAVILLILNAGQIMNVGFEKVYLMQNAINVGASEVISTYVYKMGLVGANFSFSAAVGLFNSIVNLLLLIIVNYVARKNSETSLW, encoded by the coding sequence ATGAGTATAGCACTTAGAATGGTAAAGAAAAACTGGCAGCTCTATCTGATTATCTTGCCGTCACTCGTGTATTTGATCATTTTTAAATACGTACCTATGGCAGGCGTGCAGATCGCTTTCAAAAATTATATGGTTACCAATGGGATATGGGGAAGCGATTGGATTGGTTTTAAGCACTTTGTAGACTTTTTCCATCTGCCTATTTTTTGGAGGGTAATCAAGAACACATCGCTGCTTAGCCTTTATTCGCTTCTTATCGGGTTTCCGGCGCCGATTATACTCGCTCTTGCATTGAACGAATTGAGAAACGGGATTTTTAAGCGGGCCGTACAGCTGGTCACGTTCGCGCCGTATTTCATCTCAACGGTCATCATGGTTTCGATTATTATGCTTTTCCTTTCGCCGCAGCTTGGCTTCGTCCATCTCTTGGCAGATAAGTTCGGATTTCCGGCGGAAAATATCATGTCAAAGCCGGAGTATTTCAAAACCGTGTATGTACTTTCCGACGTATGGCAGTTTACAGGTTATGCTTCGGTCATTTACATTGCCGCTCTGGCAGGGGTAGATCCGCATTTGTATGAGGCGGCCAAGGTGGATGGTGCATCCCGGTTTCAACGGATGATTCATATCGATTTGCCGAGCCTAATGCCGACTGCAGTCATCTTGCTCATACTGAATGCAGGGCAAATCATGAATGTTGGATTCGAGAAGGTGTACCTGATGCAAAATGCGATTAATGTTGGGGCGTCTGAGGTTATTTCTACTTATGTTTATAAAATGGGCTTGGTCGGGGCGAATTTTAGTTTCTCCGCAGCAGTCGGACTGTTTAATTCAATCGTAAATTTGCTGCTGCTCATTATAGTCAATTATGTGGCAAGAAAAAATTCGGAGACGAGTTTGTGGTAG